In Oreochromis aureus strain Israel breed Guangdong linkage group 20, ZZ_aureus, whole genome shotgun sequence, the following are encoded in one genomic region:
- the ptpn11b gene encoding tyrosine-protein phosphatase non-receptor type 11b isoform X2, which translates to MTSRRWFHPNVTGIEAEQLLLTRGVHGSFLARPSKSNPGDFTLSVRRKDEVTHIKIQNTGDYYDLYGGEKFATLAELVQYYTEQQDLLRERNGDVIELKYPLNCKDPTSERWYHGHLSGRDAEKLLTEKGKAGSFLVRESQSKPGDFVLSVLTNEEKHDNVDRKTKVTHVMIHYQDGKYDVGGGERFDTLADLVEHYKKNPMVEKSGIVVHLKQPFNATRINAANIENRVRELNKVADNSEKPKQGFWEEFEVLQQQECKLLYPRKEGQKPENKSKNRYKNILPFDTTRVEIREMDPDVLGSDYINANYIRSMHEDGRFVEEGKVFIATQGCLQNTVVDFWKMVYQENSHVIVMTTKEMERGRNKCFRYWPDLHATKEFGKVLVRNVDERPAQDHILRKLEVTRLDRKEPVRYIWHYQYLSWPDHGVPNEPGGVLWFLEEVNRTQSTIPHTGPIVVHCSAGIGRTGTIIVIDILIDIINRQGLDCDIDVPKTIQRVRQQRSGMVQTEAQYKFIYMAVQQYIDTVQKRLEEEQRNKMTEREYSNIKYPQMTNSRSKHNMTASRSSSVLTNDDSSSVYENINFKSPQTSFSSNTRR; encoded by the exons GTGGTTTCACCCCAACGTTACCGGAATCGAGGCAGAGCAGCTCCTGTTGACCCGGGGAGTCCACGGCAGTTTTCTGGCCCGGCCGAGCAAGAGCAACCCGGGGGATTTTACCCTCTCTGTCAG GCGTAAGGATGAGGTGACCCACATTAAGATCCAGAACACTGGTGACTACTATGACCTGTATGGAGGCGAGAAGTTCGCCACACTGGCCGAGCTGGTGCAGTATTACACTGAACAACAGGACCTCCTGCGCGAGAGGAATGGTGACGTCATTGAGCTTAAATATCCGCTCAACTGCAAGGACCCCACATCTGAGAG GTGGTACCACGGGCACCTCTCAGGTCGAGACGCAGAGAAACTGCTTACGGAAAAAGGCAAAGCCGGCAGCTTTCTGGTACGGGAGAGCCAGAGTAAACCGGGAGACTTTGTCCTCTCCGTCCTCACTAATGAGGAGAAACATGACAATGTGGACCGCAAGACCAAGGTCACCCATGTGATGATACACTACCAG GACGGCAAGTACGACGTGGGTGGTGGTGAGAGGTTCGACACCCTGGCTGACCTGGTGGAGCACTATAAAAAGAACCCCATGGTGGAAAAAAGTGGCATTGTAGTACACCTCAAACAG CCTTTTAATGCCACGAGGATAAATGCTGCCAACATTGAAAACCGGGTACGAGAGCTCAACAAAGTAGCAGACAATTCTGAGAAACCCAAACAAGGATTCTGGGAAGAATTCGAG GTACTTCAGCAgcaggagtgtaaactgctgtATCCCCGGAAAGAAGGCCAAAAGCCAGAAAACAAGAGTAAAAACAGATACAAGAATATCCTCCCCT TCGACACGACACGTGTTGAAATCAGGGAAATGGATCCTGATGTTCTTGGTTCAGACTACATCAATGCCAACTATATCAGA AGTATGCATGAAGATGGACGTTTTGTGGAGGAGGGTAAAGTCTTCATTGCCACCCAAGGGTGTCTACAAAACACGGTCGTTGACTTCTGGAAGATGGTGTATCAGGAGAATTCACACGTAATTGTCATGACCACAAAGGAGATGGAACGAGGACGG AACAAATGTTTCCGTTACTGGCCAGACCTTCATGCCACTAAGGAGTTTGGAAAAGTGCTGGTGAGGAATGTGGACGAGCGGCCAGCACAAGACCATATCCTGAGGAAGCTGGAGGTGACACGTCTGGACCGG AAGGAGCCTGTGAGGTACATCTGGCACTATCAGTACCTGAGCTGGCCAGACCACGGAGTGCCCAATGAGCCTGGAGGCGTCCTCTGGTTCCTAGAGGAGGTCAACCGCACCCAGAGCACCATTCCACACACTGGGCCAATTGTCGTCCACTGCAG TGCAGGCATCGGCAGAACTGGCACAATTATCGTCATTGACATCCTTATCGACATTATTAACCGCCAAG GTCTCGACTGCGACATCGATGTCCCAAAGACCATCCAGAGGGTACGGCAGCAGAGATCGGGCATGGTGCAAACAGAGGCTCAGTATAAGTTCATCTACATGGCTGTGCAGCAGTACATAGACACAGTGCAGAAGAGACTGGAGGAGGAGCAG AGGAATAAGATGACAGAGAGGGAATATTCCAATATCAAATATCCCCAGATGACCAACTCGAGGTCCAAGCACAACATGACCGCCTCACGCTCTTCTTCTGT gCTGACAAACGACGATTCATCAAGCGTATACGAGAACATAAACTTCAAAAGCCCTCAGACATCTTTCAGCAGTAATACCAGGAGGTAA
- the ptpn11b gene encoding tyrosine-protein phosphatase non-receptor type 11b isoform X1 produces the protein MTSRRWFHPNVTGIEAEQLLLTRGVHGSFLARPSKSNPGDFTLSVRRKDEVTHIKIQNTGDYYDLYGGEKFATLAELVQYYTEQQDLLRERNGDVIELKYPLNCKDPTSERWYHGHLSGRDAEKLLTEKGKAGSFLVRESQSKPGDFVLSVLTNEEKHDNVDRKTKVTHVMIHYQQDGKYDVGGGERFDTLADLVEHYKKNPMVEKSGIVVHLKQPFNATRINAANIENRVRELNKVADNSEKPKQGFWEEFEVLQQQECKLLYPRKEGQKPENKSKNRYKNILPFDTTRVEIREMDPDVLGSDYINANYIRSMHEDGRFVEEGKVFIATQGCLQNTVVDFWKMVYQENSHVIVMTTKEMERGRNKCFRYWPDLHATKEFGKVLVRNVDERPAQDHILRKLEVTRLDRKEPVRYIWHYQYLSWPDHGVPNEPGGVLWFLEEVNRTQSTIPHTGPIVVHCSAGIGRTGTIIVIDILIDIINRQGLDCDIDVPKTIQRVRQQRSGMVQTEAQYKFIYMAVQQYIDTVQKRLEEEQRNKMTEREYSNIKYPQMTNSRSKHNMTASRSSSVLTNDDSSSVYENINFKSPQTSFSSNTRR, from the exons GTGGTTTCACCCCAACGTTACCGGAATCGAGGCAGAGCAGCTCCTGTTGACCCGGGGAGTCCACGGCAGTTTTCTGGCCCGGCCGAGCAAGAGCAACCCGGGGGATTTTACCCTCTCTGTCAG GCGTAAGGATGAGGTGACCCACATTAAGATCCAGAACACTGGTGACTACTATGACCTGTATGGAGGCGAGAAGTTCGCCACACTGGCCGAGCTGGTGCAGTATTACACTGAACAACAGGACCTCCTGCGCGAGAGGAATGGTGACGTCATTGAGCTTAAATATCCGCTCAACTGCAAGGACCCCACATCTGAGAG GTGGTACCACGGGCACCTCTCAGGTCGAGACGCAGAGAAACTGCTTACGGAAAAAGGCAAAGCCGGCAGCTTTCTGGTACGGGAGAGCCAGAGTAAACCGGGAGACTTTGTCCTCTCCGTCCTCACTAATGAGGAGAAACATGACAATGTGGACCGCAAGACCAAGGTCACCCATGTGATGATACACTACCAG CAGGACGGCAAGTACGACGTGGGTGGTGGTGAGAGGTTCGACACCCTGGCTGACCTGGTGGAGCACTATAAAAAGAACCCCATGGTGGAAAAAAGTGGCATTGTAGTACACCTCAAACAG CCTTTTAATGCCACGAGGATAAATGCTGCCAACATTGAAAACCGGGTACGAGAGCTCAACAAAGTAGCAGACAATTCTGAGAAACCCAAACAAGGATTCTGGGAAGAATTCGAG GTACTTCAGCAgcaggagtgtaaactgctgtATCCCCGGAAAGAAGGCCAAAAGCCAGAAAACAAGAGTAAAAACAGATACAAGAATATCCTCCCCT TCGACACGACACGTGTTGAAATCAGGGAAATGGATCCTGATGTTCTTGGTTCAGACTACATCAATGCCAACTATATCAGA AGTATGCATGAAGATGGACGTTTTGTGGAGGAGGGTAAAGTCTTCATTGCCACCCAAGGGTGTCTACAAAACACGGTCGTTGACTTCTGGAAGATGGTGTATCAGGAGAATTCACACGTAATTGTCATGACCACAAAGGAGATGGAACGAGGACGG AACAAATGTTTCCGTTACTGGCCAGACCTTCATGCCACTAAGGAGTTTGGAAAAGTGCTGGTGAGGAATGTGGACGAGCGGCCAGCACAAGACCATATCCTGAGGAAGCTGGAGGTGACACGTCTGGACCGG AAGGAGCCTGTGAGGTACATCTGGCACTATCAGTACCTGAGCTGGCCAGACCACGGAGTGCCCAATGAGCCTGGAGGCGTCCTCTGGTTCCTAGAGGAGGTCAACCGCACCCAGAGCACCATTCCACACACTGGGCCAATTGTCGTCCACTGCAG TGCAGGCATCGGCAGAACTGGCACAATTATCGTCATTGACATCCTTATCGACATTATTAACCGCCAAG GTCTCGACTGCGACATCGATGTCCCAAAGACCATCCAGAGGGTACGGCAGCAGAGATCGGGCATGGTGCAAACAGAGGCTCAGTATAAGTTCATCTACATGGCTGTGCAGCAGTACATAGACACAGTGCAGAAGAGACTGGAGGAGGAGCAG AGGAATAAGATGACAGAGAGGGAATATTCCAATATCAAATATCCCCAGATGACCAACTCGAGGTCCAAGCACAACATGACCGCCTCACGCTCTTCTTCTGT gCTGACAAACGACGATTCATCAAGCGTATACGAGAACATAAACTTCAAAAGCCCTCAGACATCTTTCAGCAGTAATACCAGGAGGTAA
- the ptpn11b gene encoding tyrosine-protein phosphatase non-receptor type 11b isoform X3 produces the protein MVRWFHPNVTGIEAEQLLLTRGVHGSFLARPSKSNPGDFTLSVRRKDEVTHIKIQNTGDYYDLYGGEKFATLAELVQYYTEQQDLLRERNGDVIELKYPLNCKDPTSERWYHGHLSGRDAEKLLTEKGKAGSFLVRESQSKPGDFVLSVLTNEEKHDNVDRKTKVTHVMIHYQQDGKYDVGGGERFDTLADLVEHYKKNPMVEKSGIVVHLKQPFNATRINAANIENRVRELNKVADNSEKPKQGFWEEFEVLQQQECKLLYPRKEGQKPENKSKNRYKNILPFDTTRVEIREMDPDVLGSDYINANYIRSMHEDGRFVEEGKVFIATQGCLQNTVVDFWKMVYQENSHVIVMTTKEMERGRNKCFRYWPDLHATKEFGKVLVRNVDERPAQDHILRKLEVTRLDRKEPVRYIWHYQYLSWPDHGVPNEPGGVLWFLEEVNRTQSTIPHTGPIVVHCSAGIGRTGTIIVIDILIDIINRQGLDCDIDVPKTIQRVRQQRSGMVQTEAQYKFIYMAVQQYIDTVQKRLEEEQRNKMTEREYSNIKYPQMTNSRSKHNMTASRSSSVLTNDDSSSVYENINFKSPQTSFSSNTRR, from the exons GTGGTTTCACCCCAACGTTACCGGAATCGAGGCAGAGCAGCTCCTGTTGACCCGGGGAGTCCACGGCAGTTTTCTGGCCCGGCCGAGCAAGAGCAACCCGGGGGATTTTACCCTCTCTGTCAG GCGTAAGGATGAGGTGACCCACATTAAGATCCAGAACACTGGTGACTACTATGACCTGTATGGAGGCGAGAAGTTCGCCACACTGGCCGAGCTGGTGCAGTATTACACTGAACAACAGGACCTCCTGCGCGAGAGGAATGGTGACGTCATTGAGCTTAAATATCCGCTCAACTGCAAGGACCCCACATCTGAGAG GTGGTACCACGGGCACCTCTCAGGTCGAGACGCAGAGAAACTGCTTACGGAAAAAGGCAAAGCCGGCAGCTTTCTGGTACGGGAGAGCCAGAGTAAACCGGGAGACTTTGTCCTCTCCGTCCTCACTAATGAGGAGAAACATGACAATGTGGACCGCAAGACCAAGGTCACCCATGTGATGATACACTACCAG CAGGACGGCAAGTACGACGTGGGTGGTGGTGAGAGGTTCGACACCCTGGCTGACCTGGTGGAGCACTATAAAAAGAACCCCATGGTGGAAAAAAGTGGCATTGTAGTACACCTCAAACAG CCTTTTAATGCCACGAGGATAAATGCTGCCAACATTGAAAACCGGGTACGAGAGCTCAACAAAGTAGCAGACAATTCTGAGAAACCCAAACAAGGATTCTGGGAAGAATTCGAG GTACTTCAGCAgcaggagtgtaaactgctgtATCCCCGGAAAGAAGGCCAAAAGCCAGAAAACAAGAGTAAAAACAGATACAAGAATATCCTCCCCT TCGACACGACACGTGTTGAAATCAGGGAAATGGATCCTGATGTTCTTGGTTCAGACTACATCAATGCCAACTATATCAGA AGTATGCATGAAGATGGACGTTTTGTGGAGGAGGGTAAAGTCTTCATTGCCACCCAAGGGTGTCTACAAAACACGGTCGTTGACTTCTGGAAGATGGTGTATCAGGAGAATTCACACGTAATTGTCATGACCACAAAGGAGATGGAACGAGGACGG AACAAATGTTTCCGTTACTGGCCAGACCTTCATGCCACTAAGGAGTTTGGAAAAGTGCTGGTGAGGAATGTGGACGAGCGGCCAGCACAAGACCATATCCTGAGGAAGCTGGAGGTGACACGTCTGGACCGG AAGGAGCCTGTGAGGTACATCTGGCACTATCAGTACCTGAGCTGGCCAGACCACGGAGTGCCCAATGAGCCTGGAGGCGTCCTCTGGTTCCTAGAGGAGGTCAACCGCACCCAGAGCACCATTCCACACACTGGGCCAATTGTCGTCCACTGCAG TGCAGGCATCGGCAGAACTGGCACAATTATCGTCATTGACATCCTTATCGACATTATTAACCGCCAAG GTCTCGACTGCGACATCGATGTCCCAAAGACCATCCAGAGGGTACGGCAGCAGAGATCGGGCATGGTGCAAACAGAGGCTCAGTATAAGTTCATCTACATGGCTGTGCAGCAGTACATAGACACAGTGCAGAAGAGACTGGAGGAGGAGCAG AGGAATAAGATGACAGAGAGGGAATATTCCAATATCAAATATCCCCAGATGACCAACTCGAGGTCCAAGCACAACATGACCGCCTCACGCTCTTCTTCTGT gCTGACAAACGACGATTCATCAAGCGTATACGAGAACATAAACTTCAAAAGCCCTCAGACATCTTTCAGCAGTAATACCAGGAGGTAA